The stretch of DNA TATAAATGCAGGCTGTTGTtaatattattgctgttgttattattaatttatgatagaattattttgaatcttgagaaaatttcatttctttgtacaAATTCTGACTATACCTCAGAATGTTCAAGGTATCATATTTTGTTAACATGGAGTACAGATTGCATATTCATATTCTGTACAActgtttttgaaaatgaaagaaatataaaagtccAGCTACACTAAAAGGGAAGTGAGAGAGTGTTAATTAATTTCCTTATCTTCTAATGCTTTGTTTCAGGTGGTGAAGTCTACAGCTTCGGGAACCTTCCCTGGAGAACTGAACCAGGAGAGATCTGCCCAAGGAGTCCTCTACTAGAAAATGCTTTGGTTGGACAGCATGTTACCACTGTGGCAACAGGGAGCTTCCACAGTGGAGCAGTAACAGAGAATGGCATGGTGTACATGTGGGGGCAGAATTCTGCCGGTCAGTGTGCTGTTGCTAATCAGCACTATGTACCAGAACCAACACCCATCAGTATTTCTGACTCTGAGACAAGTCCTCTGTTATCAGTCAGGATTTTGCAGTTGGCATGTGGAGAGGAACACACCTTGGCACTCTCGATAAGCAGAGAAATATGGGCATGGGGTACAGGTTGTCAGTTGGGACTTATCACCACTACTTTCCCAGTGACAAAACCTCAAAAAGTAGAGCATCTCGCTGGACGAGTAGTGCTACAAGTGGCCTGTGGTGATTCCCATAGCTTAGCGCTTGTACAGTGTCTACCATCACAAGATGTAAAGCCAGTTCCAGAAAGATGTAACCACTGCAGCCAGCTCCTGATTACTATGACTGACAAAGAAGACCATGTGATCATTTCTGATAGTCATTGTTGTCCATTAGGTGTTGCACTTTCAGATGCCCAGACTGAAAGGCATGATGCCCTCACTTCTTCCACAGGGGAAAGCTTGGAAAGCAAAAGTTTATCTGAAAACCAGGGAGAGGAGAAGACTCTTAGAGAAAATGGTTTGTCTGTTGCTTCCAGAGTGGATGTTGAAAATATACAGCCAGTGAATGATGAGGCCATCCCCCCTGAACAAGAGATCTCTGGAACCACAGGCATTTCCAGTTTGAGAAATGTGCCATTCCCTAACAACTGTGTGGAGAAGGAATGTTTGCAGAAGTTTTCAGATGATACATTACAAGGACCTCCAGAGACAAGTGATGATGTAGAGGTAGCACAGGTACCTGCTAGGTTTTGTAGTAAATTGGGTCATTATTGTTGAACTATGTAATTCTCAGCATTTTAATTAGAAATCTAGGTTCTGTCTCAAAAAGTAAGGGTACCACTTTGTTTTCACTCTTAGTAACCAAACCTACTAAGTAAGAAAAGGAATATAGTTCTAGGCAACTTAATGTATAGTTTTAAAGACATTGGATTTCTTTCAGCAGTTCTTTAAGTGTCCATTATGTGCAAAACAATGCTTACTTAGAGTTAacagtttcccattttcttcctatCTTGTTTTGATATTCACAAAAGACTAGATTTTCTTTACTATTGCTAATTTTATCCAATCTGTCTACCTGTATTCACAGGTGCTGTACAGGAAGTAGTATGCCTTTTTTGGTTATAGACCAGTCTTCAGAAAACATCATTGGGACCTCTTCAGTCTTTGTGAGACTTTCTTTTGGAAAACTTTTCCATAGTATCTACTTTCTTTTGAGAATGGAAGAGAAGCATTGGGTTCTGTTAAGAGAATTTCGTCCCTTTGGTCTAACACAAGCTAAAATGTATAGAAGTACATATTCTCTTTTACTCTATGGTAAAAGTAATGAATGACCTAACCTTTTAATAACAGCATAATAGGAAAATACTCAAACCCTGACTTAAAAACTTTAAGACTTTTAGAAAAACAATCATGTATGAAACTTGGTTTAAGTTTTAGAAACTAGACTTTTTATCCTCTTTTCCTTTGTTCCTGATTATCTAATGTTCTAGTAAGAGAATAACTTAGAATTTTCTTAGAAATAGTTATTAATATACAGTCTACTTATTGAGCTTCTTAGATACTACTAGGTAAGAATTTTGAAGTTCAGGTgagttctttatttaaaaatttaacatgaAAATCCCACATTCATAGTCTTCAAAACACTTTATTCACAACAACCTTTTGAggtaaatatagtaaaaataatatttacatcattttacagatgagagattAAAGATAATAAATGTTAAGACTTTCCCTGGATTTGAGTGACAGGATTTAGCATACATCTCCTTTAGTCTAAGACCAGTGCTTTCTACAGTATTACCTCTCTAAAAAAtgagattgaaaaaataaaatttaatatgataTTACAtaggaaattcttgaattttgtgactaaaaatcattttaacctttttctccagaatgataatttttcaaaatcaaaattagaggtatttcataattaaaatataattgtttggggtggctaggtggctcagtgaatagagcactggccttggagtcaggagtacctgggttcaaatccgacctcagacacttaataattacctagccgtgtggccttgggcaagccacttaaccccattgccttgagaaaaaaaaatctaaaatatatatatatattatatatgtatatatatatatatatatatatacatatataatatatatatatataattgttcaCAATTATATTCCAACAAttgaaatttgtttcttttggtttttttattcattcaaaatagTTATTATAAAATAGTTTGATTATAGCTTTGTTTATAGAGAatgcctgagttcagatccttatTCAGATGCTACCTAGTAAAGTAAGATTTTATAATGTTAatcattcccccttcccttcccccattcctaaATATGACTTTACATCTGTATCATAAAAGCATTTACTATAGAAATTATTTATCTGAGACTCTTTAAGTAGTATAGGCATAGAATAGAATGTTTCAGAATCCATGATCAACTTTTGTGGTATTCATTTTATTGAAGagcatttggggtttttgtgggGGCAGGGGAAGCATTGTGTCATAAAAATATAGGGAGCAgaaaccttcattttttttcttgggttTCTCTAACTTATAgctttcttccttttactttacTCAGTAAGATGAGACAGCTCTATTTATCTTAGTAAAAATTCATCCTTCAGGagccttaaaataaatttctacctaccaagaacttttttttttttttagtttttttgcaaggcaatgggattaagtggcttgcccacagctaggtgattattaagtgtctgagaccggatttgaacccagttactcctgactccagggccagtgctttatccactgcaccacctagctgcccccaagaaccttttttaagaaaaaggcGAAGAAAATTATGAAGTGTATGCTTTTGAGGTTCtggtaaaacaaaaaaactttatttGAGTTTAGTTAATGGTTCCATGACTTTCCTTTTCAGTAAACAAATGTATTTGGCAAGTTGTatgagaaaatttcaaatgatctTGTGAGTGGATTGATGTTGGTATTTGAATGTTTAATTATTACTTATCACATTTAAGGAATGGGAGCAAAGGtaatgatttgtttttgtttaatcagCTCCTGgtaataacattttttatcatattcttatgattattattattttgttggtttACCAAAAGCCAAGAGATCATATAGGGTTAACTTATTTTTTCTAGCATAAGAATGTCATGTTTTTAATTTCTGCctgttaaacttttaaaaaatattcttttgcttaaaataaaaattttcagataCTTTTAAAACCATCTTCTTAAATCCTTAAATTCTGCAATTACAGAAATAtctatcttgattttttttcttttttttgtctctgaagAAGTTGGAAGAGCAAATAGGTTTTCTTTCTACTTCCTTGAGACAAGCCTGATGACACATATCCATAATCCTTGCTGCTAGAGTAAGCTATGGCTTCTGGGCCACCATTGAGTTTAGGAGTTATTAACTGCAGCAGGGCTAAAGTGGATCAAGTGTCCATATTAGAATAGAACCAATATAGAACCAGAAGTTGTGGAGGCCACTAGGCTGCTTTTCAAGAGGGACTGATTGTCCCAGGTGTTCAAACAGGAGATCAAAGATTCCAAGCCAATCAACAGCCTGTGAATGGCTGTTGCACATCTGGCCTAGGCAAGTTAGGGAGCATTTAGTTCCTCTTATCCCCCAACCCCTCTCTCCCAAAAGACCgtcataatattcttttttattattagttttctttAAAGATAAACTATAAACTCTTCTTGGCCTTCAGTGACCAATAGGAGTAACTGTATTGTTTCTTCTgctatttgtttgcatttttaaaaaacataagaacacctctgccccaccccccaaaagAGAGTAAAAGAAATAGCCATTAGTGAAGACTTTTTTCAAATGGTATACATTTCCATCAAATCTTAAATTTCTGATGAAGGGTTTCATTAAGACAGATCTCCTTTTATTTTGAATCCATCAAGAAGTATATGCTTGTTGATATTAAAGGTAATTcctctttaggtttttgtgaaAGGGCtcattttttgtggtttttttttctgtttttagccTCTTACTGAAGAACCAGATCCCAATCTCCCAAGCCCACCAACCACAAGTACATCTGCTCTAAACAGCTTGGTGGTCTCCTGTGCCTCAGCAGTTGGTGTAAGAGTAGCTGCTACATATGAAGCTGGAGCATTGTCTCTTAAGAAAGTAATGAATTTTTATAGTCTAGCTCCTTGTGAAAGTGGACTTCAGTCAAGCAGTGCTGCCTTGGGTCCAGAAGGATTGAAGGATAGCCGGGAAGAGCAGGTTAAATTGGAATCAATGCAAGGAAAGAAGAGTTCAAGTCTTGTGGATATTAGAGAAGAGGAATCTGAGGGAGTTAGCAGAAGACTTTCTCTTCCTGGATTGTTATCACAAGGTAAGGCAGTGGTCAGTTTCTAAAGAGATGAGTTTTGGCAAGCCTGGGTGCTTCTAAACTCACCAATCATAAGATTATTAAGAAGAATTTTTTGTTGAGGAATGACATATTATGCATAAATGAATTTTCCAGATAAATAAAGCTCTACTTTTTTAGAcactaaaaattgttttatttgaatcattttggatcgaaatctaaaatatattatctGGTTCCCTATTGCTTTAAACTTTTCCTGATGGTCCAAGGTCATTCATGAATATCATTATTAGTAATTAGTTATAGCCTTCTCCAGGATAGTTGGTTTTGtgatgatgttgtttgtccttcattcttgaagaggaccaagacatcagagaggtgatgccatgacaagcacatgaattggatttgagtgagggagtgctgtgctaagtcaccaacctcactttctcctccagagccatctgggtccagtgaccagatatgaatcagctagtaagtgttagtGTTTGAGGCCTattggaacccagatcttcctgactccatcaccagtgctctatccgctgtgccatctagctgccctgattttGTGATAGGGAGCCCTTTACTCTCCAATATTAATTTCTTCTTACCTTTCCTTTGTGATTGTTCTAATTAGTTGTTGGTTAGAAAATCAGACAGTAAGGTTGTTTGAGTGGTATGTAAAATAAGAGTAAATAAACTATATGCTAAAACTCATGTACTTCATTACTAGAAGTGTTCCTTAGATCCTCACTCAAGTCTTTgaaacactgatttttttttttctcatcaaaaaCATTGACTGTTTTGCTTATTTCCTGCTTCTCAGATGGATTTCAGGTATTTGAGGTTGCCATTTAAAGTGACCTTAGAATAAATAAGATTTACTATTTATGTATAGATGGATAGTGTCTCAGAAGTCCAAAGAATCTTTTTTCATCAAGCTTTAATAATAGAAACTGAGCAGAGGAAATGCTGGCAAGCAACATTCTTTGTGTCTTTGTGATTCTTTTCTAATTGGGAATCTTTTGATCATCTAgactatattttatcaaagtccAGAGGCCGTTTCTTGAATTATATGCTAttctttgttgtttgtccttgttACTCATTTCTCAGTAACCCTTTTCTGTCCTTTATTATTTGTGCTagttttccttcccatttccatCCTGTTTTCTAGATTTTGCTGACCATCATTCTTATCCTAATCCTTGTTTTATGCTGTCAGCTGTGTTTGTCACTACTGTCCTCACTTGCTGCTCCTGGTATTCTAAAACTATTCACTAATAATTTATTGAATGAGACAGGGACCAAGACAGAAAGCAGATTGTACAGAAAACAGACCCTAGATTTTTCAGATCTCTTCAGATCCCTCTGTGTCCTTAGTGATTGAAATGAGTAAGCTCCTACCATATAAAGTTGTTTAGAACTTTTGACATCTGTGTTAAAGCTCTTAAAGAATAGTTTAGTGAATATagctttaaaatgctttaaatgtaGTTATATATGAAATAGTATGTCAGTAATGGATctctaaaagattattttgaaatataataaaaattaaggcTAGATTTGACATTGAAAATCTCAAAAGAATTTCAAGCATACCTTTTCAGTCTccttagtgaaaaaaaaaattcttaccagAAATCAATTTTTGTGAAAATATTGAGTAGACCTGCTTAACTAACTATACAGCAAGAAGATTATGATAAAACCCACCCGAATGTTCTTTCATTTGTAATACTTTATGGTTGATCTCATATGACCAAATAAGTACCCACGGAATGTCCTAAAACTGATTTCTTGGACTAAAAAAGcttgaaagtttttatttttttaaatagaacaaAAACGTGAAATCTCTAGTTTGTTGAAATCCTCTATATCTGCCAATTTTATGTTCTTAGTTTCTCCCAGGCTCCTGAGAAAAGCTGCCCGGGCAAAAACACGAACAGTGGTGTTGACACCTACATATAGTGGGGAAGCAGATGCTCTCCTCCCTTCTCTAAGGACCGAAGTGTGGacttggggaaaaggaaaagaaggacaGCTAGGACATGGTGATGTTTTGCCTAGGTAAGGTTAATATTTAACAAACAACACTGGGTTCAATAAACATGTGAATTcagtttaataagcatttattatttttagccCCTTCTAAGGGCTTGGCACCGTGTTAACCACTGAGGAAGATACAAAGGTGAATTAGATATCCTCAAGGAATTTTTGTTTTAGTAATGGTTTGAATATATTTTCCTACCCATGGAAATTAATTAGATTAGtaacctttcttccttcattgtaccaagtactttttaaaatttttgtttatttaaggcaatggggtttagtgatttgcccaaggtcacatagctaggcaattattgaggccacatttgaaatcagatcctcctgctgtattcactgtgccatctaactgccccaaaaccaagtatttttaaaaatgttttaattttacagaacaaatttgaaattacatttatcaaatttgaaatttttgtggaattctctttttttttaatctatacaGGGAGACTGactatttttaaatcatctaaaACAAATTTTGAGTGAAAGCTATGGGGTTGAGAGGAAATAGTAAAATTTTCCATCCaactaatttaaaatttaagaacaaGGGATGGAGTTGAGAGAGAATAGCAAAATATTTCATCCAACTAATTTAAAGTTTAAGAATAAGGTATAGGGGGcctctaggtggcatagtggataaagcagcagccctggagtcaggagtacctgggttcaaatccggtcccagacacttaataattacctagctgtgtggccttgggcaagccacttaaccccatttgccttgcaaaaacctttaaaaaaaaaagaataaggtatAGGATTGAGAGAGAATAGTAAAATATCCCATCCAActgatttaaaatttaagaacaaAGTATATCaaccagtaagcatttattaagttcttattattttctaaacactgtgctaaggtttggagataaaaataaaaagcataaagCAAAACAGTTTCCACCCTCAGATTACATTCCAATTGTATGTAAATGATAGAGGAGATAGAGGGGAAGGCACTAGGGGAGCAGTTTGGGGGACTGAAATGACTTCCTGGAGAAGGTAGTCCTTGTGTTTTAAAGAAGTTAGTGATTCTTTTGAGGGAAAGCATTTTAACAATTTAGTAAAACAACAAATAAAGTATGTGCTTCAGTGCTGTGTTATGATCAGTTAAGGAAGAGGAAAcatgaaagacagagaaaagggaaaagtagacaaaattaaccaaaaaattaGGTTCAGAAAAATTGATATAACTGATAGTCTTTTCATGGAGTAATAGGGCTTTGAAAACCCTGCAGCATTTTCAcatctgttttataaatgaattaatcTCTTAAGTATTTGTCTAGCAAACTAGATGAAATTGAACTTtttccaacttaaaaaaatttcattaacaCCATAAAAGATTTCCCTATATTCTTAAATGTGTTTCTACCAAAGGAAGATTTAATGTCTATgtgtaacttttcttttttttcccctatcttgAGGTTTATTCATGTTAGTACATTGCTGATTGAAGATGCCATTACCTTTTGGTAATCTTAAGCAGTTGAAATTTCTAACCCCAGAAATCCAATAGATATTTGCAAAGTTATTTTTGATGATTAATTAAAGACACCGATTACACAATTTTTTTCAACTGAGAAATTTGCCTTTCAAAAGaagtttttttgatgatttttgtttCATATCACAGTCATTCTAGATATATCCTTCTTCCTTCCTGTTCCAGGGATCTATACCAATATTTCTCAGTGAATTTTGTCCCATGAACCTTTTTCAATAGCAGCAAAAAAAtgttgtgaactccttgaagagggggttgtgtgtgtgtgtgtgtgtgtgtgtgtatgtatgtgtgtgtgtgtgtatgtatacacacatatatatgtatatatgtatatataaatatatttataacataacTAAGCAATATCTAAGCATTTATCATTTGAACCCTTTGACCCATGATCATCCACTCAATGGAAACCATTGTTCTATCCAATAAGCTTTGCTTTCTATtaaatattaaccaaaaaaatttaacaaaaccaATTGGCACATCTGGTATCTTTGACAACTTGTGCAGCATTCTGTACCTTTAATGTAACTTTCCCTTTTTGTGTTCCATATTtacattaatttgtttttatggtAATTTCCATATTTTTGATATCTTGGATATCATATCCTtatcaaatattttctataaagATTCCACCACCACCATCCCCCAATTGTCAGTTTTCCTTTGTATATtagttacattgattttatttggttAAAGAAAAGTAACTAAACTCACTAAATTAGAAAATAGATTGGATGTTAGGTTTATGGGTAGGTAAATGGGAtccaaattcaaaataattagatCTTGTCTATTAGCTCTAAAGAA from Macrotis lagotis isolate mMagLag1 chromosome 6, bilby.v1.9.chrom.fasta, whole genome shotgun sequence encodes:
- the ALS2 gene encoding alsin isoform X4, with amino-acid sequence MDSQERSTTEAEGAKERGLVHVWQAGFCSITPERLPGWGAKTVLQAALGVSHGVLLTEGGEVYSFGNLPWRTEPGEICPRSPLLENALVGQHVTTVATGSFHSGAVTENGMVYMWGQNSAGQCAVANQHYVPEPTPISISDSETSPLLSVRILQLACGEEHTLALSISREIWAWGTGCQLGLITTTFPVTKPQKVEHLAGRVVLQVACGDSHSLALVQCLPSQDVKPVPERCNHCSQLLITMTDKEDHVIISDSHCCPLGVALSDAQTERHDALTSSTGESLESKSLSENQGEEKTLRENGLSVASRVDVENIQPVNDEAIPPEQEISGTTGISSLRNVPFPNNCVEKECLQKFSDDTLQGPPETSDDVEVAQPLTEEPDPNLPSPPTTSTSALNSLVVSCASAVGVRVAATYEAGALSLKKVMNFYSLAPCESGLQSSSAALGPEGLKDSREEQVKLESMQGKKSSSLVDIREEESEGVSRRLSLPGLLSQVSPRLLRKAARAKTRTVVLTPTYSGEADALLPSLRTEVWTWGKGKEGQLGHGDVLPRLQPLCVKCLDGKEVIHLAAGSHHSLALTAKSQVYSWGSNTFGQLGHLDFPTTVPRLAKVCNENGIWSIAAGHDYSLFLADTDDFQPGLYYSGRQEPVESDNLSTCTKTSTLLVSCSKLGYISSVTAGKDSCLALVDKNIMGYIASLHELATTERRFYSKLSDIKSQILRPLLGLENLGTTTIVQLLQEVASRFSKLCYLIGQHGASLSSFLHGIKEARSLAILKHASLFLDSYTEYCTSITNFMVMGGFQLLAKPAIDFLNKNQELLQDLSEVNDENIQLVEVLNTLFFLPIRRLHNYARVLLKLATCFEVTSPEYQKLQDSSSCYETLALHLGRKRKEAEYTLGFWKTFPGKMTDSLRKPERRLICESSNRALSLQHAGRFSVNWFILFNDSLVHAQEWFKDNYT